CAAGGGCGACATCACCCCGCAGGAAGCGGCGGATCAGATGGCGGCGGAGTACGATAAGCTCGCCAAGTAAGACGGGAAGAGGGGGCCGCGCCGGGAGGTAGCGGCCCCTTTCCCCATTTAGGAGGGAACGGATATGACACAGCGAGCGCCAGCCCCGCGGCCGGCGGCCCGTCCCCGGTTCAGGGGCGGATCGAGCCTCCGCCCCAGCGGAGCCTATTGGATGCTCTACCTGTTGCCCGCGCTGATCCTTTACGTCGTCTTCATGGCCTGGCCGCTGCTGGATTCCATCCGCCTGTCGCTGTACACCGGCAACCAGGGGAACCGGCAGTTCGTGGGGCTGCAAAACTACGTGCGCGTGTTCGGCGGCGGCGAGATGACGGAGCGCTACTTCGGGGCGTTTTTGCACACCTGGATCTTCTTCTTCATCCACATGCTGGTACAAAACGTGCTGGGCATCCTCTTCGCGGTGATGCTCACCAACCGCACCATGCGCGGGCGCGGGGTGTACCAGACGATCATCTTTCTGCCCACGACGCTGGCCGTGCTGGTGACGGGCTACCTGTGGAAGCTGCTGCTCAGCCCCGTCTGGACGGGCGACATCCTGGAGGGCCTCGGCCTGGGCTTCCTCGCCAAGGCGTGGCTGGGCCAGGAATCGACGGCGCTCGTGTGCGTGGCGCTGGTGTCGTGCTGGCAGTGGGTCGGCATTCCGACGATGATGTTCGTGGCCGCGCTGCAGGGCATCTCGGAGGAGCTGATCGAGGCGGCGTCC
The genomic region above belongs to Beduinella massiliensis and contains:
- a CDS encoding sugar ABC transporter permease — protein: MLYLLPALILYVVFMAWPLLDSIRLSLYTGNQGNRQFVGLQNYVRVFGGGEMTERYFGAFLHTWIFFFIHMLVQNVLGILFAVMLTNRTMRGRGVYQTIIFLPTTLAVLVTGYLWKLLLSPVWTGDILEGLGLGFLAKAWLGQESTALVCVALVSCWQWVGIPTMMFVAALQGISEELIEAASIEGAHAWHLFWHIKLPLIRPVVGIVAILTFVNNFNAFDVVYAMENANGAPNYATDLIGTLFYRVGIAGQHPVAIPDPGLGAAIATITFVMLSIFVIPTLIKTQGGD